The following coding sequences are from one Halomonas sp. HAL1 window:
- a CDS encoding DUF305 domain-containing protein, with protein sequence MPIYADSPLSTSRPLFALKTAASLCVVAGVLIAPSIYAQEHGHHGSHGEHSATADTHGDNTAVAAYQAASERMHEDMAMAFTGNPDVDFAQGMIPHHEGAIAMAEIVLEHGEDDEIRQLAEEIIAAQESEIAFLKAWLKRQGL encoded by the coding sequence ATGCCGATTTATGCCGACAGCCCATTGTCCACATCCCGACCACTCTTCGCTTTGAAAACGGCTGCAAGCCTATGTGTCGTAGCTGGAGTGCTGATCGCGCCGTCTATCTATGCCCAAGAGCATGGACACCATGGCAGCCACGGCGAGCACAGTGCCACCGCTGATACCCACGGCGACAACACTGCCGTAGCCGCCTACCAAGCTGCCAGTGAGCGTATGCATGAAGACATGGCAATGGCGTTCACAGGAAATCCCGATGTCGACTTCGCGCAAGGCATGATCCCCCACCACGAAGGCGCCATCGCCATGGCGGAAATTGTGCTGGAACACGGCGAAGACGACGAGATCCGTCAACTGGCCGAGGAAATTATTGCCGCTCAGGAGAGTGAAATTGCTTTTTTGAAAGCGTGGTTGAAACGTCAAGGCCTCTAA
- a CDS encoding NfeD family protein yields MDWNPAYSWLVLALLLSLAELTSGAMVLLALGIAAALTAAVTALGLTLPWQLLSMAIFTGVLLPLCIMVIRPRFSPRGVAYGTTGTGVEKGNRYTTLRRDFDDATGIKVNGDFYRLRVVESGETELPSGTLVIFKRFEGTTALVALHQPDDIAPHEDDSQRKEP; encoded by the coding sequence ATGGACTGGAATCCGGCTTACAGCTGGCTGGTACTCGCCCTACTATTAAGTTTGGCAGAGCTGACTTCTGGCGCGATGGTACTGCTTGCACTGGGTATTGCCGCAGCGCTAACGGCGGCCGTTACTGCGCTGGGGTTAACGCTCCCATGGCAACTGCTTAGCATGGCTATTTTTACCGGGGTACTGCTGCCGCTATGCATTATGGTCATTCGTCCTCGTTTCTCTCCCCGTGGCGTGGCTTACGGCACCACGGGCACGGGCGTCGAGAAAGGTAATCGCTACACCACCCTACGTCGAGATTTTGATGATGCCACGGGCATTAAAGTTAACGGCGATTTCTACCGTCTCCGCGTCGTTGAAAGCGGTGAAACCGAGCTACCCAGCGGTACGCTGGTCATATTTAAACGATTTGAAGGCACCACTGCGCTAGTCGCGTTACATCAGCCTGATGACATAGCCCCTCACGAAGACGATTCCCAACGCAAGGAGCCTTAA
- a CDS encoding SPFH domain-containing protein has protein sequence MDLPISPGLLISLIIVVIAVLIISKGLIIIRQSEVMVVERLGSFHRVLESGINIIIPFIEQPRAITMLRYRKMGEDYTAITTDETRIDRRETVMDFPGQPVVTTDNVTVRINGALYYQIIDPKRAVYEVENMSQAVEVLAKTTLRSVVGKMELDKLFESRAEVNNEIQAAMEEPASKWGVKISRVEVQDIAMPEEVETAMRLQMAAERKRRATVTEAEGEKSAAIAMAQGQRESSILNAQGDKESAILRAQGEQESIKLVLSAIGDSEENKRTVVGYLLGQSYIKVLPNMAKNGERVFVPYESSALLGSMGMFREMAGSPEDTVANHLKSRSGSDSDFRSGIVGGAVSGH, from the coding sequence ATGGATTTACCTATTAGCCCAGGTTTATTAATAAGCCTTATTATTGTGGTGATCGCGGTACTGATCATTTCAAAAGGTCTGATCATTATTCGCCAATCGGAAGTCATGGTGGTAGAGCGCCTTGGTTCATTTCATCGCGTTTTAGAAAGCGGTATCAACATCATCATTCCGTTTATCGAACAACCTCGTGCGATCACCATGCTGCGTTATCGCAAAATGGGTGAGGATTATACCGCCATCACCACAGACGAAACCCGTATCGATCGCCGCGAAACGGTGATGGATTTCCCAGGCCAGCCGGTCGTTACCACCGATAACGTCACCGTGCGCATTAACGGCGCCCTTTACTATCAGATCATTGACCCAAAGCGGGCGGTCTATGAGGTAGAGAACATGAGCCAGGCCGTCGAGGTTCTGGCAAAAACCACGCTGCGCTCAGTGGTCGGTAAAATGGAGCTGGATAAGCTGTTTGAGTCTCGCGCAGAGGTGAACAACGAGATTCAGGCTGCCATGGAAGAGCCTGCTTCCAAGTGGGGGGTCAAAATCTCCCGTGTAGAAGTGCAGGATATTGCCATGCCGGAAGAGGTGGAAACCGCCATGCGTCTGCAGATGGCCGCGGAGCGTAAACGCCGTGCCACCGTTACCGAAGCAGAGGGTGAAAAATCAGCGGCAATTGCCATGGCCCAGGGCCAGCGTGAATCTTCGATTCTTAACGCTCAAGGCGATAAAGAGTCCGCTATTCTGCGCGCTCAGGGTGAGCAGGAATCCATCAAACTAGTGCTTAGCGCCATTGGCGATAGCGAAGAGAACAAGCGTACGGTGGTGGGCTACCTGCTCGGCCAAAGCTATATCAAGGTACTGCCCAACATGGCGAAGAATGGCGAGCGGGTATTCGTGCCTTATGAATCCTCTGCACTGCTTGGTTCGATGGGCATGTTCCGTGAAATGGCGGGATCACCTGAGGACACGGTGGCTAACCACCTCAAAAGCCGAAGCGGCAGTGACAGTGACTTCCGAAGTGGAATCGTCGGTGGTGCCGTCAGCGGCCACTAA
- a CDS encoding DUF2252 domain-containing protein, whose translation MSHALTGHNRPQQVIEATHQANKTLATATRQAKYAKMAASPYRFYRGSNHLFWQDVWHDWRFALFGGWPETQTWLQGDAHAYNFGAYGHHDDQVRYGMDDFDDALIGDYQYDVWRLAISLVLDGRENAELDAKAIDKALKKLIEGYYQTLADHVDGKPIHAVTLDTAKGPLKPFMNKVADKQSRARMLEKWTTLDDQKGRQFAERPGKLANLPADVASQLGRLIEQEYQQTLQHAFKESDPHHFRVKDTARRLDAGTGSLGVERYYVLIEGGVEHEHDDIILDIKEQVSPEAFQLMDKPQQQAWRKLFPNEGIRHAAAFHAIAEHPDAYLGWLTMNGKVFSVRERSPFKKDMPTHKLSGGKSYKKLAQQWGEILAREHLRGAQALNRGDATRFAKAVGQRLKGREAQFVEVVSTLAVAYADCTEQDYAVFIDHFLATDSP comes from the coding sequence ATGAGCCATGCACTGACTGGACATAACCGCCCTCAGCAAGTGATTGAGGCAACCCATCAGGCGAACAAGACATTGGCCACGGCCACGCGCCAAGCCAAGTACGCCAAAATGGCTGCGTCGCCTTACCGATTTTATCGGGGAAGCAATCATCTTTTCTGGCAAGACGTTTGGCATGATTGGCGCTTTGCCCTGTTCGGCGGCTGGCCGGAAACCCAAACATGGCTGCAAGGCGATGCTCACGCCTATAACTTTGGCGCTTATGGGCATCATGATGATCAGGTGCGCTATGGTATGGACGACTTCGACGATGCGTTAATTGGCGATTACCAGTACGACGTTTGGCGATTGGCTATCAGCTTGGTACTGGATGGTCGCGAGAACGCGGAGCTGGATGCCAAGGCGATTGATAAAGCCCTTAAAAAGTTAATAGAGGGCTATTACCAAACGCTGGCGGATCATGTCGATGGTAAACCCATTCACGCCGTAACTCTCGACACCGCCAAGGGCCCGCTGAAGCCGTTCATGAATAAGGTGGCGGATAAACAGAGCCGTGCGCGGATGCTCGAAAAGTGGACGACGCTTGATGATCAGAAAGGCCGTCAATTTGCCGAACGGCCCGGTAAACTCGCTAATCTACCGGCGGATGTCGCCAGCCAGCTAGGCCGACTGATTGAGCAGGAGTACCAGCAAACGCTGCAACACGCCTTTAAAGAGAGCGACCCTCACCATTTTCGTGTGAAAGATACGGCTCGACGTCTGGATGCAGGTACCGGCTCGCTGGGCGTGGAGCGCTACTACGTATTGATTGAAGGAGGCGTTGAGCACGAGCACGACGATATCATTCTGGATATCAAAGAGCAGGTGTCGCCAGAAGCGTTCCAGCTGATGGACAAGCCACAGCAGCAGGCATGGCGAAAGCTATTTCCCAATGAAGGTATCCGCCATGCTGCGGCATTCCATGCCATTGCCGAGCACCCGGATGCTTATCTTGGCTGGCTAACCATGAACGGCAAGGTGTTTTCGGTTCGCGAGCGCTCGCCGTTCAAGAAAGACATGCCGACCCATAAGCTCTCTGGTGGTAAGTCGTATAAAAAGCTGGCGCAGCAGTGGGGGGAAATTCTTGCCCGTGAACACCTGCGCGGTGCCCAGGCGCTTAATCGAGGTGACGCGACACGCTTTGCTAAGGCGGTAGGTCAGCGGTTAAAAGGGCGGGAAGCACAGTTCGTGGAGGTAGTATCAACACTGGCAGTCGCTTACGCCGACTGCACTGAGCAGGACTACGCAGTGTTTATTGATCACTTTCTGGCGACCGATTCACCCTAG
- a CDS encoding sodium:solute symporter, translating into MNSPWPLLITLTYVAIAMVIGLRAKAGRSMNSLEEWGVAGRSMGPVTLYLLIAAGSVSAYTFMGAPGWAYSKGVAVFYVAIYLAYLALVAWYFGPKVWQFGEQFGHVTQASAISDRYQSPALGALAALVMAIGSVAYAVLQTIGSAYILFVMSGGLMPIWLGVVLVLACIAVYLYVSGQRAIGRTNAFQGVLMLIVAWAVGLWAVHSATGGLSFAGVFERIQTEHSEFLTLPGAGGDMSFSFWTTSIIVSMFSFMPPVWTQWMSASSARTIRRSATWLPTYYVVILPMVVVGFIGIFSLPELARADTVVLEYAMQHLPVVLVGLLGAGTLAASMSSSEPFIHSVSLSLSKDVIQPVLKLSDAVTGKLARLLILPIMFLVIAPLAIAEPGSLVMILLVGLGFASQVMPAFIGMFFWPRASRLGVMAGIVVGFLITTAFTILWPHPMGIHAGFWGLMLNLPVFVVISLMTPSTNAEVVERFFRIAAPRGLTRLGRKGG; encoded by the coding sequence ATGAATAGCCCTTGGCCATTGCTGATAACGCTGACGTATGTGGCCATTGCGATGGTGATTGGCCTGCGCGCCAAGGCAGGCCGCTCCATGAACAGCCTGGAGGAGTGGGGCGTAGCGGGTCGCAGCATGGGGCCGGTAACGCTCTACCTGCTGATCGCCGCCGGTAGTGTGAGTGCTTACACCTTCATGGGTGCGCCCGGTTGGGCTTATTCCAAAGGTGTCGCGGTATTTTATGTAGCGATTTACCTTGCCTATCTCGCGTTGGTCGCATGGTACTTCGGCCCGAAAGTGTGGCAATTCGGCGAGCAGTTTGGTCACGTAACCCAAGCAAGCGCTATATCTGACCGTTACCAGAGTCCTGCACTGGGGGCACTGGCGGCACTCGTTATGGCGATCGGCTCTGTTGCCTATGCGGTGCTTCAAACTATCGGCTCTGCCTATATTTTGTTTGTGATGAGCGGCGGCTTGATGCCGATTTGGCTGGGAGTCGTGCTGGTGTTGGCCTGTATTGCCGTGTATCTCTACGTCAGCGGACAGCGGGCGATTGGCCGCACCAATGCCTTTCAAGGCGTGCTGATGCTAATCGTTGCCTGGGCCGTCGGCCTGTGGGCCGTACATAGCGCCACTGGCGGGTTGAGTTTTGCTGGGGTGTTCGAACGTATTCAGACCGAGCATAGCGAGTTTCTCACCTTGCCAGGCGCCGGTGGTGATATGAGCTTTAGTTTCTGGACGACCTCGATCATCGTTTCGATGTTCTCGTTCATGCCACCCGTCTGGACGCAGTGGATGAGCGCTTCCTCCGCGCGCACCATTCGTCGTAGCGCGACGTGGCTGCCCACTTATTACGTAGTGATTTTGCCGATGGTAGTGGTGGGCTTCATCGGCATTTTTTCGCTGCCTGAACTCGCCCGCGCCGATACTGTGGTACTCGAATACGCCATGCAGCATTTGCCTGTCGTACTGGTCGGGTTGCTGGGAGCGGGCACTCTGGCGGCCTCTATGTCCTCCAGCGAACCTTTTATTCACTCGGTGTCGTTGTCGCTCAGTAAGGATGTGATTCAGCCCGTGTTGAAGTTATCCGACGCTGTCACCGGCAAGTTGGCGCGACTGTTGATCCTACCCATCATGTTCTTGGTGATAGCGCCACTGGCAATTGCCGAACCCGGTAGCCTGGTGATGATTCTGTTGGTGGGGCTGGGCTTTGCCTCCCAGGTAATGCCTGCGTTCATCGGGATGTTCTTCTGGCCGCGAGCGTCTCGCCTGGGCGTGATGGCCGGTATCGTGGTGGGCTTTTTGATTACCACAGCATTTACTATCCTTTGGCCACACCCGATGGGTATTCATGCAGGCTTTTGGGGGCTAATGCTCAATCTGCCGGTATTTGTTGTGATCTCATTAATGACGCCATCTACCAACGCAGAAGTGGTTGAGCGCTTCTTTCGTATCGCAGCTCCACGCGGGTTAACACGCTTAGGGCGCAAGGGTGGATAG
- a CDS encoding amidase has protein sequence MPELHQLTATQLLEGYRTQAFSPLDVAETLISHIDQWEPHINALYTYRPESLLETAEASTRRWAKGEPGGALDGVPITLKELIATKGMPVPGGTGLGEQAVVREDAPPAARLAEDHALVVAKTTCPDFGMLSSGLSSFHGLTRNPWKLACNTGGSSSGAGAAAAAGFGPLHVGTDIGGSIRLPAAWCGVVGFKPTLGRIPIDPYYVGRCAGPMTRSVEDAALMMTALARTDRRDAMRLPPEEIDWLDLSLEMKGLRIGVMMEAGCGLPLDDEIRRHVEQAAKQLEAAGATLVPLAPVLTREMLDGLDQFWQARQWGELLKLSSEEREKVLPAILAWADGGERLSGVAALQGFQQTMAMRRATEAVFDKVDAVISPSTPTIAFPAEWPSPSNDPRQPFEHIAYTVPWNMGEQPAISLNAGFSSPATSPALAANMPIGVQLIGPRFDDHFVLKLAHQLETRLALPLRWPMLPA, from the coding sequence ATGCCCGAACTACACCAGTTGACCGCTACTCAATTACTCGAAGGTTACCGCACTCAAGCATTTTCTCCTCTGGATGTTGCTGAAACACTGATTTCCCATATTGATCAATGGGAACCGCATATCAACGCGCTTTACACCTATCGCCCCGAGTCGCTGCTGGAAACCGCGGAGGCCTCGACCCGGCGTTGGGCCAAAGGCGAGCCAGGCGGCGCACTGGATGGAGTGCCGATAACCCTGAAAGAGCTGATTGCCACCAAGGGAATGCCAGTTCCTGGAGGGACAGGGCTGGGGGAGCAGGCCGTTGTTCGAGAAGATGCGCCTCCGGCTGCGCGGCTTGCGGAAGACCATGCGCTGGTGGTGGCGAAAACCACCTGCCCTGATTTTGGCATGCTGTCATCAGGGCTATCGTCCTTTCATGGCCTGACTCGTAATCCCTGGAAGCTGGCATGTAATACCGGCGGTTCCAGCTCGGGCGCAGGCGCTGCGGCGGCTGCCGGGTTTGGGCCGCTGCACGTAGGTACCGATATCGGTGGTTCGATACGGTTGCCCGCCGCGTGGTGCGGCGTAGTGGGATTTAAGCCGACCCTGGGTCGTATACCGATAGACCCGTATTATGTGGGCCGTTGTGCAGGGCCCATGACGCGCAGTGTAGAAGATGCCGCGCTAATGATGACAGCGCTGGCCCGGACGGATCGGCGCGATGCAATGCGCCTGCCGCCGGAAGAGATCGATTGGCTGGATTTATCGCTAGAGATGAAGGGCCTGCGCATAGGGGTGATGATGGAGGCAGGCTGCGGCTTACCGCTGGATGACGAGATTCGCCGTCATGTCGAGCAGGCAGCAAAGCAACTGGAAGCCGCAGGTGCAACGCTGGTGCCGTTAGCACCAGTGTTGACTCGAGAGATGCTGGATGGGCTGGATCAATTTTGGCAGGCTCGTCAGTGGGGAGAGCTGCTAAAGCTCTCCTCTGAGGAGCGCGAAAAAGTGCTGCCTGCGATTTTGGCCTGGGCAGATGGTGGTGAACGTTTAAGTGGCGTAGCCGCGTTGCAGGGGTTTCAGCAGACGATGGCCATGCGGCGTGCTACTGAAGCGGTATTTGATAAGGTCGATGCGGTAATCTCACCCTCAACGCCCACTATCGCCTTTCCTGCCGAGTGGCCATCACCCAGCAATGATCCGCGCCAACCGTTCGAGCATATTGCCTACACCGTGCCCTGGAACATGGGGGAGCAGCCTGCAATCTCGCTTAACGCTGGATTCAGCAGTCCAGCAACGTCACCGGCCCTGGCCGCTAACATGCCTATTGGTGTGCAGTTGATTGGCCCACGTTTCGACGATCATTTCGTGCTGAAATTGGCTCATCAATTGGAGACGCGCCTGGCGTTGCCATTACGCTGGCCGATGCTGCCAGCGTAA
- a CDS encoding LysR family transcriptional regulator → MISGRALRYFDTVAHCHSLRQAAAQLHIAPTAISRQIDLLASALQTMTEASS, encoded by the coding sequence ATGATCAGCGGCCGGGCTCTGCGGTACTTCGATACGGTTGCCCATTGCCACTCCTTGCGCCAAGCCGCAGCTCAGTTACATATCGCCCCCACGGCAATCAGCCGTCAGATTGATTTACTGGCGAGTGCCCTGCAAACGATGACGGAAGCGTCGTCTTGA
- the bluB gene encoding 5,6-dimethylbenzimidazole synthase, with translation MTTSNHRFTDAERRGLYRAIHERRDVRSQFLPDRIPPDVLARLLEAAHHAPSVGFMQPWDFIVIESRDVRETVLAMFEQENRKAAERFEGERKEHYRSLKLQGILESPLNLCITCDRSRGGPHVLGRNSIVDTDLFSTCLAVQNLWLAARAEGIGVGWVSILDQEQLSAALNLPEHVYPLAYLCLGYVSEFLDQPELEAKGWRSRLPLSELVHGDKWGQSLAGSPLEKALGEQ, from the coding sequence ATGACCACCTCGAATCACCGTTTTACCGATGCTGAGCGCCGTGGGCTTTACCGCGCCATACACGAACGGCGCGACGTGCGCTCGCAATTTCTGCCCGACCGGATTCCCCCTGATGTGCTGGCCCGTCTTTTAGAAGCTGCACACCATGCGCCGTCAGTAGGGTTTATGCAGCCCTGGGATTTCATCGTGATTGAAAGTCGTGACGTCAGGGAAACCGTGCTGGCGATGTTCGAGCAGGAGAACCGGAAGGCCGCCGAGCGCTTTGAAGGCGAGCGCAAGGAGCATTACCGCAGCCTTAAACTGCAAGGCATTCTGGAAAGCCCACTCAATCTCTGTATTACCTGTGACCGAAGCCGGGGCGGCCCGCATGTGCTGGGGCGCAATAGCATTGTCGATACCGACCTGTTTAGTACCTGCTTAGCAGTGCAAAATCTTTGGCTAGCGGCGCGGGCAGAAGGTATTGGCGTTGGCTGGGTGAGTATTCTCGATCAAGAGCAGCTAAGCGCGGCGTTGAATTTGCCTGAACATGTCTATCCTCTGGCGTATCTCTGCCTTGGCTATGTGAGCGAGTTTTTAGATCAGCCGGAGCTTGAAGCCAAAGGCTGGCGCTCCCGCTTACCATTGAGCGAACTGGTGCATGGGGATAAGTGGGGGCAATCCTTGGCAGGCAGCCCGCTTGAAAAGGCGTTGGGCGAACAGTAA
- a CDS encoding NAD(P)H-dependent oxidoreductase, which translates to MNVLIVLAHPECKSFNGGLVDEAVAQLIGEGHTVEVDDLYAEQFDPVERAGHYPHSAVASDYFYPLNEQRAHHEENTLPQDVQRELARLEWADLVIFQFPLWWHAQPAILKGWFDRVLVYGGRYTSRMRYDKGYYRGKRAILSVTTGSPEKTFQPFGRAGDMVHWLWPIHSSLYYVGFDVLAPQVNYGIQGGGIRYQAEADLPGHLEACKAAWIFRLKSLENELAIPFAGWDDWDEDGVLRQTTPLRWRLG; encoded by the coding sequence ATGAATGTATTGATCGTCTTGGCTCATCCTGAATGCAAGTCGTTTAATGGCGGCCTAGTAGATGAAGCGGTAGCACAGCTGATAGGCGAGGGTCACACAGTGGAAGTGGATGATCTTTATGCTGAGCAGTTTGATCCAGTGGAGCGCGCTGGGCACTATCCGCATAGCGCTGTGGCATCGGACTACTTCTATCCCCTCAATGAGCAGCGGGCTCACCACGAAGAAAACACATTGCCGCAGGACGTCCAGCGGGAGTTGGCGCGGTTGGAGTGGGCTGACTTGGTGATCTTCCAGTTTCCCTTATGGTGGCACGCCCAGCCTGCCATTTTGAAAGGCTGGTTTGATCGGGTGCTGGTGTATGGAGGACGCTACACGAGTCGCATGCGTTACGATAAAGGCTACTATCGTGGCAAGAGGGCCATACTTTCAGTGACCACGGGCTCGCCTGAAAAGACATTTCAGCCCTTTGGTCGTGCAGGCGACATGGTTCACTGGCTTTGGCCGATTCATTCATCCCTGTACTACGTTGGCTTTGACGTACTGGCGCCCCAGGTGAACTACGGCATTCAGGGCGGCGGTATTCGTTATCAAGCGGAAGCTGACCTCCCGGGTCACCTGGAGGCTTGTAAAGCGGCCTGGATATTTCGGCTGAAGAGTCTGGAGAATGAGCTGGCCATCCCATTTGCTGGGTGGGATGACTGGGACGAGGACGGCGTATTACGCCAAACAACGCCATTGCGATGGAGGCTGGGCTGA
- a CDS encoding LysR family transcriptional regulator translates to MNEQRIRWDDLEIVLAIAEAGSLSGASRTLRISHATVFRRLSEMERRLGVTLFERSRNGYTPTMAGDDLTASARRVQHEINGAERRIIGQDLTLTGSLRITTTDTLFTGLLSPLLASFRQTYPAITLEVVISNQLHSLTRREADIAIRPTRTPPETLVGRKAGDIILAMYGQKAYWRNTPLPLDPASLATANWIGPDVYLGDTALEQWMVGKNAAYRLDSMLGMQLAVRHGAGIAVLPCYLGDADEALLRLSEPIDVLTTQLWLLTHPDLRHVARVRAFMEAITEGLRGG, encoded by the coding sequence ATGAATGAACAACGGATAAGATGGGACGACCTAGAAATTGTGCTAGCGATTGCCGAGGCGGGTTCGCTATCCGGCGCCAGCCGAACGCTGCGGATCAGCCACGCCACTGTTTTCAGGCGCCTGAGCGAGATGGAGAGACGTCTGGGCGTTACTCTTTTTGAGCGCAGCCGTAACGGCTATACGCCGACCATGGCGGGCGACGATTTAACAGCGTCGGCCCGCCGCGTGCAGCATGAGATCAACGGCGCAGAGCGCCGAATCATCGGGCAGGATTTAACGCTTACCGGTAGCCTGCGAATCACCACGACCGACACACTTTTCACGGGCCTGCTCTCCCCGCTGCTGGCAAGCTTTCGACAAACCTATCCGGCTATCACGCTGGAAGTGGTCATCTCCAACCAGCTTCACAGTTTGACGCGACGTGAGGCCGATATCGCGATCCGTCCGACTCGAACACCACCCGAAACCCTAGTAGGTCGCAAGGCAGGCGATATCATCCTGGCAATGTATGGTCAAAAGGCATATTGGCGAAACACGCCGTTGCCATTGGATCCTGCATCCTTGGCAACAGCGAACTGGATAGGCCCGGATGTATACCTAGGCGATACAGCACTTGAACAGTGGATGGTGGGTAAAAACGCGGCCTACCGGCTGGATAGCATGCTGGGGATGCAATTGGCGGTACGCCACGGGGCGGGCATTGCGGTACTGCCTTGCTATCTTGGTGATGCCGATGAAGCGCTACTCAGGCTCAGCGAACCGATTGATGTGTTGACGACTCAGCTCTGGCTACTCACCCATCCAGATTTACGTCATGTGGCCAGAGTGCGCGCGTTTATGGAGGCGATCACTGAAGGGCTGCGCGGAGGGTAA
- a CDS encoding MarR family winged helix-turn-helix transcriptional regulator has translation MQNTPMDHVDHILKQWRQERPDLDVAPMGTIGRVKRLNHTLMRAMEKTWAKYGLTDAGFDVLATLRREGTPYALSPSDLMASTMVTSGTMTHRIHQLEKSGLIERVKNPDDGRGFLISLSQRGFDLIDEAVAAHVETQAQLVSGLTDEQRQQLDELLTQFLAEFEQE, from the coding sequence GTGCAAAATACACCGATGGATCATGTAGACCACATACTCAAACAGTGGCGGCAGGAACGGCCCGACCTCGACGTAGCCCCGATGGGTACCATCGGGCGGGTCAAACGGCTGAACCACACCTTGATGCGCGCGATGGAGAAGACCTGGGCAAAATATGGTCTGACGGATGCGGGCTTTGACGTATTGGCCACGCTGCGCCGAGAGGGGACGCCCTATGCGCTATCGCCGAGCGATTTGATGGCATCCACCATGGTGACCTCAGGCACCATGACTCACCGTATCCATCAATTGGAAAAGTCAGGACTGATCGAGCGGGTCAAGAACCCTGATGATGGTCGCGGTTTTCTGATCTCTCTTTCGCAGCGCGGATTTGATCTGATAGACGAAGCGGTGGCTGCCCATGTAGAGACACAGGCGCAGCTAGTGAGTGGGCTGACTGACGAACAACGTCAGCAACTGGATGAGTTGCTGACGCAGTTCCTGGCGGAGTTTGAGCAGGAGTGA
- a CDS encoding DMT family transporter produces MPPSSATRTPSTKRAWLAPLLYLLSGGALLGLSTNLAKFANDMQLPALSFLYWSISGAALILLALAAYRRNLPPLTVRSVEYYLISALLGVAGANLLFFSAIPHVGAGFVALIITLPPLLTYVGALTLKMERFQLLRAAGVMSALAGAFTLAFHKLSAPDADYLWILLALIGPVLLAIGNLYRTLRWPVGVSSDALAPGMLIAASILLLGVGLLPGFSLHVPMDRSLPMFLIAIQAVVFAGQFLLLFLLQKSGGPVFLSLLGSVGAVVGVPVAILLQGETAPEGLLLGILLIGAGIALLNIGKAKQVPNRSA; encoded by the coding sequence ATGCCACCATCCAGCGCCACCCGTACGCCTTCAACCAAACGAGCCTGGCTTGCTCCGCTACTGTACTTGTTGTCAGGGGGTGCTTTGCTGGGTCTATCGACTAATTTGGCTAAATTTGCCAACGATATGCAACTGCCCGCGCTCTCTTTTCTGTATTGGTCAATTTCAGGGGCGGCACTTATTCTGCTTGCGCTCGCCGCCTATCGCCGCAATCTGCCACCGTTGACCGTTCGTAGCGTCGAGTACTACCTGATCTCTGCGCTGCTGGGCGTGGCGGGCGCCAACCTGCTCTTCTTTTCGGCTATCCCCCATGTCGGAGCAGGGTTTGTGGCATTGATCATCACGCTGCCACCGCTGCTCACCTACGTTGGTGCGTTGACGTTAAAAATGGAGCGCTTTCAGCTCTTGCGTGCGGCTGGCGTCATGTCAGCCCTTGCGGGAGCCTTCACCCTGGCTTTCCATAAGCTTTCCGCCCCTGATGCTGACTACCTTTGGATTCTTCTCGCCTTGATTGGCCCTGTGCTGCTGGCCATCGGCAACCTCTATCGAACCCTGCGCTGGCCAGTGGGGGTATCCAGCGATGCGCTGGCGCCAGGGATGCTGATAGCTGCCTCTATTCTGCTGCTGGGGGTGGGCCTACTGCCAGGCTTCTCACTTCACGTGCCCATGGATCGATCTCTGCCGATGTTTTTGATTGCCATCCAGGCGGTGGTTTTCGCGGGTCAGTTTTTACTGCTCTTCCTGCTACAGAAAAGCGGCGGCCCGGTATTTCTGAGCTTGCTGGGCTCTGTCGGTGCCGTGGTGGGTGTGCCGGTCGCCATCCTGTTACAGGGAGAAACCGCCCCCGAAGGCTTGCTGCTTGGCATCTTATTGATTGGTGCCGGTATCGCCCTGCTTAATATTGGTAAAGCGAAGCAGGTGCCTAATAGATCAGCCTAA
- a CDS encoding N-acetyltransferase: MTPIIRPTDDKAFAEKLIRQNMSSYYKQLDMRWDIDLFNRQWGELDSYALVINASRVGLLCINHDQNAYYIRELQIAPPWQRQGLGAEAIRFTGETAQHAGIHLLRLRVFCINPAIALYERMGFRIVKTAGGMHSMERLIL, encoded by the coding sequence ATGACGCCTATCATTCGGCCGACTGACGACAAGGCGTTCGCGGAAAAACTAATTCGTCAAAATATGTCTAGCTACTATAAGCAGTTGGATATGCGATGGGATATCGATCTGTTTAATAGACAGTGGGGCGAGTTGGACAGCTACGCGTTAGTCATAAACGCGTCACGCGTGGGGCTGCTATGCATCAATCACGATCAAAACGCCTACTATATTCGGGAACTACAAATTGCCCCGCCGTGGCAGCGCCAAGGCTTGGGTGCAGAGGCGATCCGCTTCACGGGTGAAACTGCCCAGCACGCGGGCATTCACTTACTTCGGCTTCGCGTGTTTTGTATCAATCCAGCCATCGCTTTGTACGAGCGCATGGGGTTTAGGATAGTGAAAACCGCAGGAGGAATGCACTCCATGGAGCGTCTCATTCTGTAG